From one Coffea eugenioides isolate CCC68of chromosome 11, Ceug_1.0, whole genome shotgun sequence genomic stretch:
- the LOC113751132 gene encoding B2 protein — protein sequence MESMHSYWQLGDELRGQAKVSEDHKWLMAASKLAEQTRLKGERRNNLDLSKGSAEIRPRDNFGFQEDNKFESLNFTMLNLDMKMNESLSRSPMGNGVYNMNPLYQKPGANGMGNLSVSKYITNSGSKDHNNNINNESINANNAVDKRFKTLPAAETLPRNEVLGGYIFVCNNDTMQEDLKRQLFGLPPRYRDSVRAITPGLPLFLYNYTTHQLHGIFEAATFGGSNIDPTAWEDKKCKGESRFPAQVRIHTRKVCKPLEEDAFRPVLHHYDGPKFRLELSIPETLDLLDLCEQAGV from the exons ATGGAGAGTATGCATAGCTATTGGCAATTGGGTGATGAGCTTCGAGGACAAGCTAAAGTCTCAGAGGATCATAAATGGTTAATGGCTGCTTCGAAGTTGGCTGAACAGACTAGGTTAAAGGGTGAGCGACGGAATAATCTTGATCTCTCAAAGGGCTCAGCTGAAATCAGGCCTAGGGATAATTTTGGGTTTCAAGAAGACAACAAGTTTGAGAGTCTTAACTTCACCATGTTGAATTTGGACATGAAAATGAATGAGAGTTTGAGCAGAAGCCCCATGGGAAATGGTGTATACAATATGAATCCTTTGTATCAGAAGCCTGGTGCCAATGGTATGGGAAATTTATCTGTTAGCAAATATATCACAAACAGCGGCAGCAAGGACCATAACAACAACATCAACAACGAAAGCATCAATGCAAACAATGCAGTTGACAAAAGATTCAAGACATTGCCTGCTGCTGAGACACTTCCAAGGAATGAGGTTCTAGGTGGATACATCTTTGTCTGCAACAATGACACGATGCAAGAAGATTTAAAGAGACAGCTGTTTG GTTTACCACCAAGGTACAGAGACTCCGTGAGGGCAATTACCCCAGGCCTACCACTGTTTCTCTACAATTATACCACTCATCAGTTGCATGGTATATTTGAG GCAGCTACTTTTGGTGGTTCCAACATAGATCCTACTGCCTGGGAAGATAAAAAATGTAAAGGGGAGTCAAGGTTTCCTGCTCAG GTGCGTATCCATACAAGGAAAGTGTGTAAACCTTTGGAGGAGGATGCTTTTAGGCCAGTCTTGCATCATTATGATGGTCCCAAGTTTCGCCTTGAGTTGTCCATACCTGAG ACTCTCGACTTGCTAGACCTCTGTGAGCAAGCTGGTGTCTGA